One part of the Tenacibaculum sp. 190130A14a genome encodes these proteins:
- a CDS encoding TAT-variant-translocated molybdopterin oxidoreductase — MASNKKYWQSVEELKEGSIVETLRNKEFVQEIPTDEFLGDKETLENTSTSRRDFLKYVGFTTAAASLAACEGPVRKSIPYVVQPNDIVVGVADWYATTMANGFDFANVLIKTREGRPIQIMPNKEAGGETNARVQASVLSLYDEKLRLKEPTKGGSVITWADADKEIVAKLEQLRDANESVVLLTGTLASPSTDKVIADFIAKYPNVKQVSYDAISESGALDAFEAMYGKRALPNYNFGKAAVIASIGADFLGDWQGGYEKSYSEGRQANTGKMSYHVQLESNMSLTGANADKRLVLKPSQQVFALINLYNAVTGGNLPSKATPVDAQVKKLAEDLKKAGSKGVVVTGLNDKNAQLIALAINKALNSEIADVTNARYTRQGNDTEVTQLVADMKAGKVGGLISYNVNPVYSLANAADFAEGLKKLKLSVALSTQNDDTAAATEYALPAPHFLESWGDVMVEEGTYGLVQPTIQPLFNTRQLQDVLLKWSGSTVNYYDTLKEFWSTNVLGGSSWNEALHDGFFKKEVVASEEVTNNEVDVNAAAVALVREANNSSKFELNLYSSTALGDGKQANNPWLQELPDPITRASWDNYLTVSMADAKELDFTNPVKDNGAIDGNYANVTVNGVTINNIPVIIQPGQAKGSIGLALGYGRKHGMKDEMQVGINAYPFYKNGNNIQYNVSIEKASGMHKFACMQVQSTLAGRHDILREASLKEVNDKSLDPKHTWNKPFMVSYDHQETEGSKIDLWDEHDRTLGHHFNLSIDLTSCTGCGACVIACHAENNVPVVGKDEMRVGRDMAWLRIDRYYSSTVEDKQYGNDENGQPLPTMEQFKAENPGIANQDIERKYTEKILKLSKGDLFDALENPAENPEVTFQPMMCQHCNHAPCETVCPVAATSHGRQGQNQMAYNRCVGTRYCANNCPYRVRRFNWFNYADNSEFDFNMNNEYGKMVLNPDVVVRSRGVMEKCSMCIQMTQATILKAKKEGRAVKKNEFQTACSQACSNGSMVFGDVNNTEDTVAALKEDRRAFHVLDYIGTKPNVVYQVKVKNTNEA; from the coding sequence ATGGCTTCAAACAAAAAATACTGGCAAAGTGTTGAAGAACTGAAAGAAGGTTCTATTGTTGAAACGCTACGTAATAAGGAGTTTGTTCAAGAAATTCCTACGGATGAGTTTTTAGGTGATAAGGAAACTTTAGAGAATACATCAACATCTCGTAGAGATTTCTTAAAATATGTTGGTTTTACAACGGCAGCAGCTTCTTTAGCAGCTTGTGAAGGACCGGTACGTAAATCGATTCCTTATGTAGTACAACCAAATGATATTGTAGTAGGTGTTGCTGATTGGTATGCAACTACTATGGCAAACGGATTTGACTTTGCAAATGTTTTAATTAAAACTCGTGAAGGGCGTCCAATTCAAATCATGCCTAATAAAGAAGCAGGAGGAGAAACCAATGCAAGAGTGCAAGCTTCTGTTTTATCTTTATACGATGAGAAATTACGTTTAAAGGAACCAACTAAAGGAGGTTCTGTAATTACTTGGGCTGATGCAGATAAAGAAATCGTTGCAAAATTAGAGCAGTTAAGAGATGCAAATGAATCAGTAGTTTTATTAACTGGTACGTTAGCAAGTCCTTCAACTGACAAAGTAATTGCAGATTTTATTGCTAAGTATCCAAATGTAAAGCAAGTGTCTTACGATGCTATTTCTGAAAGTGGTGCATTAGATGCTTTTGAAGCAATGTACGGTAAGCGTGCTTTACCTAACTATAACTTTGGAAAGGCAGCAGTAATAGCTTCTATCGGAGCTGATTTCTTAGGAGATTGGCAAGGAGGTTATGAAAAGTCTTATTCAGAAGGAAGACAAGCGAATACTGGTAAAATGTCTTACCATGTTCAATTAGAAAGTAATATGTCATTGACTGGTGCAAATGCTGATAAGCGTTTGGTATTAAAACCATCTCAACAGGTATTTGCATTAATTAATTTATATAATGCTGTAACAGGAGGAAACTTACCATCAAAAGCTACTCCAGTAGATGCTCAAGTAAAAAAGTTAGCTGAAGATTTAAAGAAAGCTGGTTCTAAAGGAGTTGTTGTTACAGGATTAAATGATAAAAATGCACAGTTAATTGCGTTAGCAATCAACAAAGCATTAAACAGTGAAATAGCTGATGTAACTAACGCTCGTTATACAAGACAAGGAAACGATACTGAGGTTACTCAATTAGTAGCAGATATGAAAGCTGGAAAAGTTGGAGGTTTAATCTCTTACAACGTGAACCCAGTATATTCATTAGCAAATGCTGCTGATTTTGCTGAAGGATTAAAGAAACTAAAATTATCAGTTGCGTTATCTACTCAGAATGATGACACGGCAGCTGCAACAGAATATGCATTACCTGCACCACACTTCCTAGAATCATGGGGAGATGTGATGGTTGAAGAAGGAACGTACGGATTAGTACAACCTACTATTCAACCATTATTCAATACACGCCAGTTACAAGATGTGTTATTGAAGTGGTCTGGTAGTACTGTAAACTATTACGATACATTAAAAGAATTCTGGAGTACAAATGTTTTAGGAGGTAGCTCTTGGAACGAGGCTTTACATGATGGATTCTTTAAAAAAGAAGTAGTAGCTTCTGAAGAAGTAACAAACAACGAAGTAGATGTAAATGCTGCTGCAGTTGCTTTAGTAAGAGAAGCGAACAATTCTTCTAAATTTGAATTAAACTTATATTCATCAACTGCATTAGGAGATGGTAAACAAGCGAATAACCCTTGGTTACAAGAATTACCAGATCCAATTACACGTGCTTCTTGGGATAACTACTTAACAGTATCTATGGCAGATGCTAAAGAGTTAGATTTTACAAACCCGGTAAAAGATAACGGAGCAATTGATGGTAACTACGCTAACGTAACGGTTAACGGAGTAACAATAAATAACATTCCTGTAATCATCCAACCTGGTCAAGCTAAAGGATCTATTGGTTTAGCTTTAGGTTATGGACGTAAGCACGGAATGAAAGACGAAATGCAAGTAGGTATCAACGCATATCCGTTCTATAAAAATGGAAACAACATTCAATACAATGTTTCTATTGAAAAGGCTAGTGGAATGCATAAGTTTGCTTGTATGCAGGTTCAAAGCACATTAGCTGGTCGTCATGATATTTTAAGAGAAGCTTCTTTAAAAGAAGTAAACGATAAATCATTAGACCCTAAACATACTTGGAATAAACCTTTCATGGTATCTTATGATCACCAAGAAACTGAAGGTAGCAAGATTGATTTATGGGATGAGCATGATAGAACGTTAGGACACCACTTTAACTTATCTATCGACTTAACATCTTGTACAGGTTGTGGAGCATGTGTTATTGCATGTCACGCAGAAAACAACGTTCCTGTTGTAGGTAAAGATGAAATGAGAGTTGGTAGAGATATGGCTTGGTTACGTATTGATCGTTACTATTCTTCTACTGTAGAAGATAAGCAATATGGTAATGATGAAAATGGACAACCATTACCAACAATGGAGCAGTTTAAAGCTGAGAATCCAGGTATTGCAAACCAAGACATTGAAAGAAAGTATACAGAGAAGATTTTAAAGCTGAGTAAAGGAGATTTATTCGATGCTTTAGAAAATCCAGCTGAAAACCCAGAGGTTACTTTCCAACCAATGATGTGTCAGCACTGTAACCACGCTCCATGTGAAACAGTATGTCCAGTAGCGGCAACTTCTCATGGTCGTCAAGGTCAAAACCAAATGGCTTATAACCGTTGTGTTGGTACTCGTTATTGTGCAAACAACTGTCCATATAGAGTGCGTCGTTTCAACTGGTTTAACTATGCTGATAACAGTGAGTTCGATTTCAACATGAATAACGAATACGGTAAGATGGTGTTAAACCCAGACGTAGTAGTTCGTTCTCGTGGAGTTATGGAGAAGTGTTCTATGTGTATCCAAATGACACAAGCAACTATCTTAAAAGCGAAGAAAGAAGGAAGAGCAGTTAAGAAGAATGAATTCCAAACTGCATGTTCTCAAGCTTGTTCTAATGGATCTATGGTATTTGGTGATGTGAATAACACAGAAGATACTGTTGCAGCATTAAAAGAGGATAGAAGAGCTTTCCATGTGTTAGATTATATTGGTACTAAGCCAAATGTAGTTTACCAAGTGAAAGTTAAAAATACAAACGAAGCTTAA
- a CDS encoding c-type cytochrome: protein MKSVKHHNRFTQKLLQSFVFLLVLSLSFSAYSQDIDEARQKEGKKLFKSLCASCHKLDKKLVGPALGGIEERRENDWLKAWIKDNAALRASGDKDAIAIFEEYNQSNMTAFPQLTDKNIDDILYYTTVGEMPRPGQEVVVNGGDTKEKSAPKWLIYILAAAIVVAFLIIGSLLKTISELKGAPKTPGLMGQASELWAGIKQNTFLHVLFVIFGALMTAYVLFGTLFKVGVDEGYQPIQPIAFSHKIHAGDNKIDCQYCHSAAKHSKHSGIPSVNVCMNCHKNISEVADDTKVVMDDHTLTKTDLDKEIAKIYEAAGWDADKLEYTGNTKPVKWVRVHNLPDFAYFNHSQHVTVAGVKCQKCHGPVEEMEEVYQYSSLTMGWCIDCHKETKVDLKGNEYYAKIHAELAKKYGVDQVTIAQLGGKECGKCHY, encoded by the coding sequence ATGAAAAGTGTGAAACATCACAACAGATTTACTCAAAAGCTCCTTCAGAGTTTTGTTTTTCTTTTAGTTTTATCGTTAAGTTTTTCGGCGTACTCACAAGATATTGATGAGGCTCGCCAAAAGGAAGGTAAGAAATTATTTAAATCACTTTGTGCTTCTTGTCACAAGCTAGATAAGAAGTTAGTAGGGCCAGCGTTAGGTGGTATAGAAGAAAGAAGAGAGAATGATTGGTTAAAAGCGTGGATTAAAGATAATGCTGCGTTAAGAGCTTCGGGAGATAAAGATGCAATTGCAATCTTTGAAGAGTACAACCAGTCAAATATGACTGCTTTTCCTCAGTTAACAGATAAGAATATTGATGATATTCTTTACTATACAACTGTTGGAGAGATGCCTAGGCCTGGTCAGGAAGTGGTAGTTAACGGAGGAGATACTAAAGAGAAGTCGGCTCCAAAATGGTTAATCTACATTTTAGCAGCGGCAATCGTAGTAGCGTTTTTAATTATTGGTAGTTTGTTAAAAACCATCAGTGAGTTAAAAGGAGCTCCTAAGACTCCTGGTTTAATGGGGCAAGCTTCTGAGTTGTGGGCAGGAATCAAGCAAAACACTTTCTTACATGTGTTATTTGTGATTTTTGGTGCATTAATGACTGCATATGTTTTATTTGGAACATTGTTTAAAGTAGGTGTTGATGAAGGATATCAGCCAATTCAACCAATTGCATTCTCACACAAGATTCACGCAGGAGATAACAAGATTGATTGTCAATACTGTCACTCTGCTGCAAAGCATAGTAAGCATTCAGGAATTCCTTCAGTAAATGTTTGTATGAACTGTCATAAAAATATTTCAGAAGTAGCTGACGATACTAAAGTTGTAATGGATGATCATACGTTAACAAAGACTGATTTAGATAAAGAAATCGCTAAGATTTACGAAGCAGCTGGATGGGATGCTGATAAATTAGAATATACAGGTAATACGAAGCCAGTAAAATGGGTTCGCGTACACAACTTGCCAGATTTTGCATACTTTAACCACTCGCAGCACGTAACAGTTGCCGGAGTTAAGTGTCAAAAATGTCACGGTCCAGTTGAAGAAATGGAAGAAGTATACCAATACTCTTCTTTAACTATGGGATGGTGTATCGATTGTCATAAAGAGACAAAAGTAGACTTGAAAGGAAATGAGTACTATGCTAAGATTCATGCAGAATTAGCTAAGAAGTACGGAGTAGATCAAGTTACGATTGCACAGTTAGGTGGAAAAGAGTGTGGTAAGTGCCACTATTAA
- a CDS encoding SPOR domain-containing protein: protein MKKPQLISSILIVLFFSVYSATAQSKLTNDKSINSLIEKKREFNKQNKKGFRIQLYNGLERTAKSIQGRFRVEYPNVRTKLSYDSPEWKIQVGNYKTRLDADRALNKIREKFSGAIVVPL, encoded by the coding sequence ATGAAAAAACCACAATTAATAAGCAGTATTTTAATTGTTCTTTTCTTTAGTGTTTACAGTGCTACGGCACAAAGCAAACTAACTAATGACAAGAGTATTAATTCTTTAATTGAGAAGAAGAGAGAATTTAACAAACAAAACAAAAAAGGGTTTCGTATTCAGTTATATAACGGTCTTGAAAGAACGGCTAAAAGTATTCAAGGAAGATTTAGAGTTGAGTATCCGAATGTTCGCACTAAGTTAAGTTATGATTCTCCAGAATGGAAAATTCAAGTAGGAAACTACAAAACACGTTTGGATGCAGATAGAGCTCTTAATAAAATTAGAGAAAAATTTTCTGGAGCTATTGTTGTTCCATTATAA
- the infB gene encoding translation initiation factor IF-2 gives MAEGKKLRLNKVLRELNISLDRAVEHLEKKGFEIEARPTTKISDTEYQVLLDGFQTDKSKKVASKEVTEEKRKEKEAIRQQLEAEQEKKRLEEEVKKQEVLKAKAEKLEVKTIGKIDISTGKKVEAVEEKEEPKPESKPEVVKEVKVEEKVKEEPKPAPVKKVEVTKKEEPKPAPVKKVILEEKKKEVKQVKVEAPKKVVKPVEAKKVEKPVEITPENAEKIKTQYKKLDGPKITGQKIDLKQFERPKKKKPDAKQDNKSGGNADARKKRKRISKPGAGGTNQQQGQGNNRGGQNRGGQNRGGQNRGGQNRGGQNRGRGRRPVVQKEELTEAQIQKQVRETLEKLQGKSKKGKGAKYRRDKRDQHRQQAEAELQAAQAESKVLKVTEFVTVSEVATMMDKPVTDIISACMMLGMMVTMNQRLDAETLQIVAEEFNYKVEFVGAEVEESIEEVEDNPEDLTPRAPIVTVMGHVDHGKTSLLDYVRKANVIAGESGGITQHIGAYGVTLEDGQKIAFLDTPGHEAFTAMRARGAQVTDIVIIVIAADDDVMPQTKEAISHAQAAGVPIIFAINKIDKPNANPDNIRTQLSTMNLLVEDWGGNIQSQEISAKTGQGVDELLEKVLLEAEVLELKANSDKNAVGTVVEAQLDKGRGYVSTILVQAGTLRIGDYLLAGKHSGKVRAMFDERGNKVKEAGPSTPVSILGLDGAPQAGDKFNVFDDEREAKQIAAKRSQLQREQSVRTQKTLTLDEIGRRIALGDFKELNLILKGDVDGSVEALTDSFQKLSTEEIQVNILHKGVGAITESDVLLASASDAIIVGFNVRPQGNARTIADKEEVDIRTYSIIYDAINDLKDAMEGMLSPEMKEEVMGNVEIREVYKISKVGNIAGCMVMSGKITRDAKVRIIREGIVVHDGELASLKRFKDDVKEVTKGYDCGLQIKNYNDIKEYDMLEVYTEVAVKKKLK, from the coding sequence ATGGCTGAAGGCAAAAAGTTAAGACTAAACAAAGTTTTAAGAGAGTTAAATATTTCTTTAGATAGAGCGGTAGAGCATTTAGAAAAAAAAGGCTTTGAAATAGAAGCACGCCCTACCACTAAGATTTCTGATACAGAATATCAGGTATTGCTTGATGGTTTTCAAACAGATAAATCTAAAAAAGTAGCATCGAAAGAAGTTACCGAAGAAAAGAGAAAAGAAAAAGAGGCTATTCGTCAACAATTAGAAGCTGAGCAAGAAAAGAAACGTCTTGAAGAAGAAGTTAAGAAACAAGAAGTTTTAAAAGCTAAAGCAGAAAAATTAGAGGTAAAAACAATTGGAAAGATTGATATTTCTACTGGTAAAAAAGTAGAAGCTGTAGAGGAGAAAGAAGAGCCAAAACCTGAGTCTAAACCAGAAGTCGTTAAAGAAGTTAAGGTTGAAGAGAAGGTAAAAGAAGAGCCAAAACCAGCACCTGTTAAAAAAGTTGAAGTAACTAAAAAAGAAGAGCCAAAGCCAGCGCCAGTTAAAAAGGTTATACTTGAAGAAAAGAAGAAAGAAGTTAAGCAGGTAAAAGTTGAAGCTCCTAAAAAGGTCGTTAAACCAGTGGAAGCAAAAAAAGTAGAAAAACCTGTAGAGATAACTCCAGAAAATGCTGAGAAAATTAAAACTCAGTATAAGAAGTTAGATGGACCTAAGATTACTGGTCAAAAAATTGATTTAAAGCAATTTGAAAGACCAAAAAAGAAGAAGCCAGATGCAAAGCAAGACAATAAGTCTGGAGGGAATGCTGATGCTAGAAAAAAGCGTAAGAGAATCAGTAAGCCTGGAGCTGGTGGAACTAATCAACAACAAGGTCAAGGAAATAACCGTGGAGGTCAAAATAGAGGAGGTCAGAACAGAGGAGGCCAAAACCGTGGAGGTCAAAACCGTGGGGGTCAAAATAGAGGAAGGGGTAGACGTCCTGTAGTTCAAAAAGAAGAACTAACAGAAGCACAAATCCAAAAACAAGTAAGAGAAACCTTAGAAAAACTTCAAGGGAAATCTAAGAAAGGAAAAGGAGCAAAATACCGTAGAGACAAAAGAGATCAACACCGTCAACAAGCTGAGGCAGAATTACAAGCAGCTCAAGCAGAAAGTAAAGTGTTAAAGGTAACTGAGTTTGTTACGGTTTCTGAAGTTGCTACAATGATGGATAAGCCAGTTACAGATATCATTTCTGCATGTATGATGTTAGGAATGATGGTAACCATGAATCAACGTTTAGATGCTGAAACACTTCAAATTGTTGCTGAAGAGTTTAACTATAAAGTAGAATTCGTAGGAGCTGAAGTAGAAGAGTCTATTGAAGAAGTTGAAGATAATCCAGAAGATTTAACACCACGTGCACCGATTGTAACTGTTATGGGTCACGTAGATCACGGTAAAACATCGTTATTAGATTATGTTCGTAAAGCGAATGTAATTGCAGGTGAAAGTGGAGGAATTACACAGCATATTGGAGCATACGGGGTAACATTAGAAGATGGTCAAAAGATTGCTTTCTTAGATACACCAGGTCACGAGGCCTTTACAGCAATGCGTGCTCGTGGAGCACAAGTTACGGATATCGTAATTATTGTAATTGCTGCGGATGACGATGTAATGCCTCAAACAAAAGAAGCAATATCTCACGCGCAGGCGGCAGGAGTACCAATCATTTTTGCGATTAACAAAATTGATAAGCCAAATGCAAACCCAGATAATATTAGAACACAACTTTCTACAATGAACTTATTAGTTGAAGACTGGGGTGGTAACATTCAATCGCAAGAAATTTCTGCAAAGACAGGTCAAGGAGTTGACGAGTTATTAGAAAAAGTATTGTTAGAGGCAGAGGTGTTAGAATTAAAAGCAAATTCAGATAAGAATGCTGTAGGTACTGTGGTAGAAGCACAGTTAGATAAGGGACGTGGATATGTTTCGACAATCTTAGTACAAGCGGGTACATTACGTATTGGAGATTACTTGTTAGCAGGTAAGCATAGTGGTAAGGTACGTGCAATGTTTGATGAGCGTGGAAACAAAGTGAAAGAAGCGGGTCCTTCAACACCAGTATCAATTTTAGGTTTAGATGGAGCTCCTCAAGCAGGTGATAAGTTTAATGTATTTGATGACGAGCGTGAAGCGAAGCAAATTGCAGCAAAACGTTCTCAATTACAGCGTGAACAATCTGTAAGAACTCAGAAGACATTAACTTTAGACGAAATTGGACGTCGTATTGCCTTAGGAGATTTCAAAGAGTTAAACTTAATCTTAAAAGGAGATGTGGATGGTTCAGTAGAAGCATTAACAGATTCATTCCAGAAATTATCTACAGAAGAAATTCAAGTTAACATCTTACATAAAGGAGTTGGAGCAATTACAGAATCTGATGTGTTATTAGCTTCTGCTTCGGATGCAATTATTGTTGGATTTAACGTACGTCCGCAAGGAAATGCTCGTACGATTGCCGATAAGGAAGAAGTGGATATCAGAACATATTCAATCATCTATGATGCAATTAATGACCTGAAAGATGCAATGGAAGGTATGTTATCGCCTGAAATGAAAGAAGAGGTTATGGGTAATGTTGAAATTAGAGAAGTTTATAAAATTTCTAAAGTTGGAAACATTGCAGGTTGTATGGTAATGAGTGGTAAGATTACTAGAGACGCTAAAGTGCGTATTATCCGTGAAGGAATTGTTGTTCATGATGGAGAATTAGCATCGTTAAAACGATTTAAAGATGATGTAAAAGAAGTTACTAAAGGATACGATTGTGGTTTACAAATTAAGAATTACAATGATATTAAAGAGTATGACATGTTAGAAGTGTATACGGAAGTAGCTGTAAAGAAGAAATTAAAGTAA
- the nusA gene encoding transcription termination factor NusA, with protein sequence MENIALIESFSDFKDNKSIDRVTLMSILEEVFRAALKRKFGSDDNFDIIINPDKGDLEIWRNRVVVADGMSEDDNEEIELSEARKIEPDFEIGEDVSEEVKLIDLGRRAILALRQNLISKIHEHDSTNVFKQFKDLVGDIYSAEVHHIRHNAVILLDDEGNEIVLPKTEQIRSDFFRKGDAVRGVIKSVELRGNKPAIILSRTSPEFLVKLFEQEIPEVFDGLITIEGVARIPGDKAKIAVDSYDDRIDPVGACVGVKGSRIHGIVRELGNENIDVINYTKNENLFIARALSPAKVTSVEIEKFEEEKDGKKGRVNVLLKPEEVSKAIGRSGVNIRLASQLTGYEIDVQREGIEEEDVELTEFSDEIEAWVIEEFKKIGLDTAKSVLEKDVSMLLQRTDLEEETILEVQRILREEFED encoded by the coding sequence ATGGAAAATATTGCGTTAATAGAATCATTTTCAGATTTTAAAGATAATAAGAGTATTGATAGGGTAACACTAATGTCTATTTTAGAAGAAGTGTTTCGTGCAGCATTAAAGCGTAAGTTTGGTTCTGACGATAATTTTGATATTATTATTAATCCAGATAAAGGAGATTTAGAGATTTGGAGAAATCGAGTTGTAGTTGCTGATGGAATGTCAGAAGATGATAACGAAGAAATTGAGTTGTCTGAAGCAAGAAAGATTGAGCCTGATTTTGAAATTGGAGAAGATGTATCGGAAGAAGTTAAGTTAATAGATTTAGGTCGACGCGCCATTTTAGCTTTACGTCAAAATTTAATCTCTAAAATTCATGAGCATGATAGCACGAATGTCTTTAAACAATTTAAAGATTTAGTGGGTGATATATATAGTGCAGAGGTACATCATATTAGACATAATGCAGTTATTTTATTAGATGATGAAGGGAATGAGATAGTGTTACCTAAAACAGAGCAGATCCGTTCTGACTTTTTTAGAAAAGGAGATGCAGTAAGAGGTGTTATCAAGTCAGTAGAATTGAGAGGGAACAAACCAGCAATTATTTTATCTAGAACATCACCTGAGTTTTTAGTGAAATTGTTTGAGCAAGAGATTCCTGAAGTTTTCGATGGTTTAATTACAATTGAAGGTGTAGCAAGAATCCCTGGAGATAAAGCGAAAATAGCCGTAGATTCTTACGATGATAGAATCGATCCAGTTGGAGCGTGTGTTGGAGTAAAAGGATCTCGTATTCATGGTATTGTTCGCGAGTTAGGAAATGAAAATATTGATGTAATCAATTATACAAAAAACGAAAACTTATTTATCGCAAGAGCGTTAAGTCCAGCAAAAGTAACTTCTGTAGAAATTGAAAAATTTGAAGAAGAAAAAGATGGGAAAAAAGGACGTGTAAATGTTTTATTAAAACCAGAAGAGGTTTCTAAGGCAATTGGTAGATCTGGTGTTAATATTCGTTTAGCAAGTCAGTTAACTGGATATGAAATTGATGTTCAAAGAGAAGGGATTGAAGAAGAAGATGTAGAATTAACTGAATTCTCAGATGAAATCGAAGCTTGGGTAATTGAAGAATTCAAGAAGATTGGTTTAGATACAGCAAAAAGTGTTTTAGAAAAAGATGTATCTATGCTTTTACAAAGAACAGATTTAGAAGAAGAAACTATTTTAGAGGTTCAAAGAATTTTAAGAGAAGAGTTCGAAGACTAA
- the rimP gene encoding ribosome assembly cofactor RimP: MNQERVKELLQEALAENESLFLIDLQFLANSKIKVIVDGDAGVPLSECVRISRNIEHNLDREEEDFSLEVTTPDIAHPLMVRRQYKKNVSRILKVKTETEEFEGTLTEVTDSDITLHWKTREPKPIGKGKHTVEKEKTLAYDEIKEAKVKIIF, translated from the coding sequence ATGAATCAAGAGAGAGTTAAAGAGTTATTACAAGAGGCGTTGGCGGAGAATGAATCATTGTTTTTGATTGATTTGCAGTTTCTTGCAAATAGTAAGATTAAGGTCATTGTAGATGGAGATGCAGGAGTTCCTTTAAGCGAATGTGTTCGAATAAGTAGAAATATAGAACATAATTTAGATCGAGAAGAAGAAGATTTCTCACTAGAGGTAACTACACCAGATATTGCACATCCTTTAATGGTTAGAAGACAGTATAAAAAGAATGTGAGTAGAATTCTAAAGGTGAAAACGGAAACTGAAGAATTTGAAGGTACGTTAACTGAGGTAACTGATAGTGATATTACGTTACACTGGAAAACTAGAGAGCCTAAACCAATAGGTAAAGGAAAGCATACGGTAGAAAAAGAGAAAACACTAGCGTATGATGAGATTAAAGAAGCAAAAGTGAAGATTATATTTTAA
- a CDS encoding universal stress protein yields MKKILIPIDFSKHSEYAATLASRIIEKTKSEVHLLHLIEIPSGIVDMGAGSNFSIPESMLYIRTIRDKLVTFKETFFDNPNNVKHAIRFQNPFEGIRDYSTKIGANLIIMGSKGHTALDEILIGSNTEKTVRSLNIPVLVTKKDSNDFKFDKMAFASTFEKDEDEALKGFLDFATAFNPDIYFLKINTPQKFQNTTEAKQIVEKFVSKYNIPKYHISIYNDKSVVEGILNFSDENNIDLVSIATHGRSGLSRFFNGSISLDLSNNVLKPVLTFKI; encoded by the coding sequence ATGAAAAAAATACTAATTCCTATCGATTTCTCTAAGCATTCAGAATATGCTGCAACACTAGCTTCTAGGATAATTGAAAAAACTAAAAGCGAGGTACATTTATTACATTTAATTGAGATTCCTTCTGGAATTGTAGACATGGGAGCAGGGTCTAATTTCAGCATCCCTGAAAGTATGTTATACATCCGAACAATTAGAGATAAACTTGTTACATTTAAAGAAACCTTTTTTGACAATCCAAACAATGTAAAACATGCCATTCGATTTCAAAATCCTTTTGAAGGAATTAGAGATTACTCAACAAAAATAGGCGCCAATCTCATTATTATGGGATCTAAAGGGCACACCGCATTAGATGAAATTTTAATTGGTTCAAATACAGAAAAAACAGTTAGAAGCTTAAACATTCCTGTATTAGTAACCAAAAAAGATAGTAATGATTTTAAGTTTGATAAAATGGCATTTGCTTCTACTTTTGAAAAAGATGAAGACGAAGCTTTAAAAGGCTTTTTAGATTTCGCTACAGCTTTTAACCCTGACATTTATTTCTTAAAAATCAACACTCCACAAAAATTTCAAAACACAACAGAAGCTAAACAAATTGTAGAAAAATTCGTTTCTAAATATAACATTCCTAAATATCACATTTCTATATACAATGATAAAAGTGTAGTTGAAGGTATTCTTAATTTTTCAGACGAAAACAATATTGACCTAGTTTCTATTGCAACACATGGCAGAAGTGGACTCTCTCGTTTTTTTAACGGAAGTATATCCCTTGATCTTTCCAATAATGTCTTAAAACCTGTATTAACATTTAAGATCTAA